Part of the Woronichinia naegeliana WA131 genome, CACGAATACCGTATTCTCCTTCACTCCCTTTTTTAAGGGTTTGAATGCGTCGAATATCTAAACGGACAGAAGCATAAAATTTGAGAGCCGTTCCCCCAGTCGTTACTTCTGGACTGCCGTAGCTGACCCCAATCTTTTGACGTAATTGGTTAAGAAAGACGACCAAGCAACCCGAACGTCCTACGTTACCGGCAATTTTACGCAGGGCCTTACTCATTAACCGAGCCTGGAGTCCGACCTGGGTATCTCCCATTTCCCCTTCAATTTCTGCCCTGGGTACTAAAGCCGCGACAGAGTCCACCACAATCACGTCCACGACCGAAGAACGAACTAATTGATCCACAATTTCCAGGGCTGATTCCCCCGTATCGGGTTGGGAAACCAACAAATTCTGAATATCGACTCCCACAGCATCTGCGTAGGTCGGGTCGAGTGCGTGTTCTGCATCCACAAAGGCTGCTACTCCCCCTGCTTTTTGAACTTCGGCGATCGCATGGAGGGCGAGGGTGGTTTTTCCTGAACTTTCTGGCCCATAAATTTCAATGATCCTTCCCTTAGGCAGACCACCACCTAAGGCTAAATCCAGGGTTAAAGCCCCGCTAGAGACGGTTTCCACTCGCATCTGAACCGCATCACCCAAACGCATGATCGCGCCCTTGCCAAAACTCCGCTCAATTTGCGTTAAAACGGCATTAAGGGTTTTATCTCTATCCGAATTACTGGTACTAGTACTGGCTGCCATTTATACCTCAGAGGTTCAACAGAATTTTATTGGTACGGAGGTTTCCATTCTATCTTAAAAACTGGCAAGTAAACAAGCATTAAGCGTTGACATACTCCCCCGCGTGAACGACGGGGAATTCTTATTCATAGTTCACAGAGATCCACTTACTATTGTTGGTTTCCCTTCAATGATAGAGGTGGTTCTCTCCCTATGCTTTCCCTCTTCCGAGGCAGATTCCTTTTGCCCAAAGGTACTGTTTTGCCATGACCTTCCCAGAATTCCCATTCCCTTTTTAAGGATGTTAATTGCCGCATTTGTATCACGACAAATTTCTATTCCACAATTGGGACAAGAATGAGTTCTGGTACTCAATGACTTTTTCGCCCGATGACCACAATTAGAGCAGTCCTGAGAAGTGTAGTTGGGCGAAACCGCCACCACTGCTTTGTCCCAGATTTTCCCGTAGTAGTCTAACCACAGGGTGAATTGATACCAACTAGCATCAGAAATTGATTTAGCCAAAGTAATGATTCTTGACCAGGTTCGACACCTTTAAATCTTCATACACCACGATATCGTTAGATGCCACCACGTTTCGGGCTTGCTTAATTGCCCAATCTTGCCAGCAATTCTCAGTTTTAGACACAGCAAGCCTTTTAGGGATTTAAAGAACATTTTAAAGGGGTTTTTGGGGCAATCCTAGGCGTACTATTGTGCCTAAAAGCTTGAAGACTCGTAAAATGAACTTGTTAATCCCGTTGAATTTTCCCCCGTATTACGCGAACTAAAATCTGAAACCCTTGCTACAGTGCAAATTTAGAATTGCTGTTAACAAAATTTATGAATGAAGGATAATGACGGAAGAACAGATCTTTGAACTGGACTTGCAAGCCTATCTTTATGGTCATCCCTTTGTACCAACAGAGATAACCAAGCAAGTTTATTTAGGGCTTGCTGAAAAAAGCTGAAACCCTTACGGAGAAAAATAGTAGGCGAATTAAGAACCGCTAGAATGCACGAAAATAGGGTGGAATGCCTCAAAACCATTGCATTAAGAAGAGAGAAAGCAGATGTACCGAAAGCAGATGTACCGAAAGCAGATGTACTCAATTGAAACACCAGAAAACTTGAAAAATCTGTTCGGCGGGCAGTTAGATGAAGAAAATCGTTGGATAGAAATGTCAAAAATGATTCCCTGGGAAGAATATGAGGAAGAATATGCAAAAAACTTCACAGAAAAAAAAGGAGCCCCAGCCAAATCATTTAGAATGGCATTAGGAGCATTAATTATCAAAGAAATTTCAGGAAAAAGTGACAGAGAAACAGTAGAACAAATAAAAGAGAACCCTTATTTACAGTACTTTATAGGAATGGAAAGCTATAGTAGCAAAGAAGCATTTAATGCGTCAATGATGGTTCATTTTCGTAAAAAAATAGGAATGGAATTAATAAATAGGGCTTGCTGAAAAAGTCAAAAAACGAAAGAAATGTGGGTTAGGGAAGTATGGACTGAAAAAGCATAGATAACTTATCCTTATGGAAACAAATCAAAATACAGATTTTGTTTAATCTATTGTTCCTTTCTGTCTAAAAAGGTCAACACAAATCACTCCTCACAAAAGAGAGGAAAATTAACACCATTTTTCACAAGAAAAACGACTCTACAACTTTTTACTTTTTGTCTTCTGAAGTAGAGTAGAAAGATTCATTACCAAAAAGTTCATCGCAATTACCGTTTCCGAGGTCTCAGGTAGTTTGGCCATCACTCGACCAAGACTAAATTTCCTCTTTCCCTGTCCGAATTTACCCTCAATGGCATTACGCACTCTTTCATCTGAGCGTGCCTCTTTCTTTTTTTCTTTGCTCACCTCTTTCGGCGGTCTTCCCAATCGGGGACCACTCATTCTTATATCCCTTTCTTTACAATAAGCTCGATTCGCTTTTGTTCGATAGATTTTATCCACATGAACCGATTCCGGATAACATCCTGTTTCCCTTTTATATTCTTCTATTCGCGCTTGTAAATCTCCCGATTCGTTGTAATTATCCCAACTTAATTTGTCTAAGAAGACAAAGCCATTCACATTACTTGCCGATATTTTAGCTCCAAACTCTACTGCTTTTCCCGCTTTTCCACGCACTATTGGACGCACGTGAGGTTGGCTTACACTCACAATTCTGTTTTCTACTTTATTTGTCTTTTTTTCATACATTTCTAACTGTTGCTCATACACTTTTCCTATCGTTACAAGCTCTTCTTGCTCTTTTTTCGTTAGTTTTTCTAACTTTGCTCCCTCTTCTATCATTTTTTCTATATGAGACAAGTTTCTTTTTATATATCCTAGTTGTTTTTTTGTTCCTTTTCTTCTTTCTTTTTTTGACACACGACGTTTTTTTGCTATGGCTAAGTACTCTTTTCTTGCCACTTCCCTATAAGTCCTCGGCTTTTCTTTCCTTTTCTCTTTTATTTCTTCATACAGCTTATCTATTATTTTTTCTGTTTTTTCTCTGGCATCATTCAATATTCCTATATCCGTTGGATATTTTATATCTGCTGGTGTACAAGTCGCATCTAACAATAACTTTCCTTCATTTTCTTTTTTTTCTGACGCTACACCCGTCGCTTTTTTTTCTATTTCTTTATTAATTTTATTTATTAATTCCATTCCTATTTTTTTACGAAAATGAACCATCATTGACGCATTAAATGCTTCTTTGCTACTATAGCTTTCCATTCCTATAAAGTACTGTAAATAAGGGTTCTCTTTTATTTGTTCTACTGTTTCTCTGTCACTTTTTCCTGAAATTTCTTTGATAATTAATGCTCCTAATGCCATTCTAAATGATTTGGCTGGGGCTCCTTTTTTTTCTGTGAAGTTTTTTGCATATTCTTCCTCATATTCTTCCCAGGGAATCATTTTTGACATTTCTATCCAACGATTTTCTTCGTCTAACTGCCCGCCGAACAGATTTTTCAAGTTTTCTGGTGTTTCAATTGAGTACTGTTGCTTTCGGTACATCTGCTTTCTCTCTTCTTAATGCAATGGTTTTGAGGCATTCTACCCTATTTTCGTGCATTCTAGCGGTTCTTAATTCGCCTACTATTTTTCTCCGTAAAGGTCTCAGCTTTTTTCAGCAAGCCCTAAATAAAATTAATAAAGAAATAGAAAAAAAAGCGACGGGTGTAGCGTCAGAAAAAAAGAAAATGAAGGAAAGTTATTGTTAGATGCGACTTGTACACCAGCAGATATAAAATATCCAACGGATATAGGAACTGGACAGTGGGAAGTTTATGGATGGCAGAGAAGGTAATGACTATGCGGCCAAAGTAATTCTATCAGGACTTGGAAAAGGGTCAAGTTTAGCGGCAAGGAATTTAGGCAAAAGCAGACTAGTGGTCTGTCAATTTTCTATTTGTGGATAAAGACGCTTGAGACGGATACGAGCCTCAGCCGTCGTGAATTGCCAATCTACCGACTTTTGGGAATGATTGCGCTGAGTGTACCAAGCCGTTGTTTCTTGCTCTAAAGTTTCCCGATCTGGAATTCGACGAGCTAGGCATTGCCGAGTCATTGCGGACAGCTCGTTTTCAGCAATATTAAGCCAACTGCCATGTTTTGGGGTATGGTGAATTTCCAACCGTTCGACTAGACGACGAGCCGTGGAAGGCTCAAATGCTCAGGGCAAACGCATCTTATCCGAGTAAAACCTTAAGGAGATAGTCCTCGTCCCAACCAGCGCGTAGCCGTTTATTCTTGATACCAAGTTTCAGAGTATTTTCCTTTGTGAGCAAGTTAAGAGCGATATGGCGTAAGACGGCTAAATTCTCAGGAGCAAAATCCTTACGAATGCGACAAGCATCCTCGTTGAAGGCCAAGTCTAGAACCCAATGTAAAGAGTTTTCTATCAACCAATGACTACGAACAGATTGGGATAATTTTTGAGCATTACTC contains:
- the recA gene encoding recombinase RecA, with product MAASTSTSNSDRDKTLNAVLTQIERSFGKGAIMRLGDAVQMRVETVSSGALTLDLALGGGLPKGRIIEIYGPESSGKTTLALHAIAEVQKAGGVAAFVDAEHALDPTYADAVGVDIQNLLVSQPDTGESALEIVDQLVRSSVVDVIVVDSVAALVPRAEIEGEMGDTQVGLQARLMSKALRKIAGNVGRSGCLVVFLNQLRQKIGVSYGSPEVTTGGTALKFYASVRLDIRRIQTLKKGSEGEYGIRAKVKVAKNKVAPPFRIAEFDILFGSGISQVGCIIDLAEQSGVITRKGAWYSYNGENIAQGRDNAMKYLEEHPETATTVEQQVREKLEIGSLVLPIESGDAGETEETFGED
- a CDS encoding transposase, producing MAKSISDASWYQFTLWLDYYGKIWDKAVVAVSPNYTSQDCSNCGHRAKKSLSTRTHSCPNCGIEICRDTNAAINILKKGMGILGRSWQNSTFGQKESASEEGKHRERTTSIIEGKPTIVSGSL